One window of the Streptomyces sp. TS71-3 genome contains the following:
- the glmM gene encoding phosphoglucosamine mutase: MGRLFGTDGVRGRANADLTAELALGLSVAAAHVLGEAGSFEGHRPVAVVGRDTRASGEFLEAAVVAGLASAGVDVLRVGVLPTPAVAHLTGALGADLGVMLSASHNAMPDNGVKFFARGGQKLADELEDRIERVYEEHRTGAPWDRPTGAGVGRVREYAEGFDKYVEHLLGVLPNRLDGLKVVLDEAHGAASRVSPMTFTRAGAEVVTIGTDPNGLNINDGCGSTHLDLLKGAVVEHGADFGIAHDGDADRCLAVDHTGAEVDGDQILAVLALAMRERGELRSDTVVATVMSNLGFKLAMEREGIHLVQTAVGDRYVLEEMKEHGYALGGEQSGHVIVVDHATTGDGILTGLLLAAQVARTGRPLADLVAVMERLPQVLVNVRDVDKSRVATSVELAAAVADAERELGSTGRVLLRPSGTEPLVRVMVEAADSYQARSVAAHLADAVKSALG; this comes from the coding sequence GTGGGACGACTCTTCGGTACGGACGGTGTGCGCGGCAGGGCCAACGCGGATCTGACGGCGGAGCTGGCGCTCGGCCTCTCCGTGGCGGCCGCCCATGTGCTGGGGGAGGCCGGCTCCTTCGAGGGCCACCGTCCCGTGGCCGTGGTCGGGCGGGACACACGGGCCTCCGGAGAGTTCCTGGAGGCGGCCGTGGTGGCCGGCCTCGCCAGCGCCGGCGTGGACGTGCTGCGCGTCGGGGTGCTGCCCACCCCCGCGGTCGCCCACCTCACCGGCGCGCTCGGCGCCGACCTCGGCGTGATGCTCTCCGCCAGCCACAACGCCATGCCCGACAACGGCGTCAAGTTCTTCGCACGCGGCGGCCAGAAGCTCGCCGACGAGCTGGAGGACCGCATCGAGCGGGTCTACGAGGAGCACCGCACCGGCGCCCCCTGGGACCGCCCCACCGGCGCGGGCGTCGGCCGGGTCCGGGAGTACGCGGAGGGCTTCGACAAGTACGTGGAGCACCTCCTCGGGGTGCTGCCGAACCGGCTCGACGGCCTGAAGGTGGTGCTCGACGAGGCGCACGGCGCCGCGTCCCGGGTGTCGCCCATGACCTTCACCCGCGCGGGCGCCGAGGTCGTCACCATCGGCACCGACCCGAACGGCCTCAACATCAACGACGGCTGCGGCTCCACCCATCTGGACCTGCTCAAGGGCGCCGTCGTCGAGCACGGCGCCGACTTCGGCATCGCGCACGACGGCGACGCCGACCGCTGCCTCGCCGTGGACCACACCGGCGCTGAGGTGGACGGCGACCAGATCCTCGCCGTGCTGGCGCTCGCGATGCGCGAGCGGGGCGAGCTGCGCTCCGACACCGTCGTCGCCACCGTGATGTCCAACCTCGGCTTCAAGCTCGCCATGGAGCGCGAGGGGATCCACCTGGTGCAGACGGCCGTGGGCGACCGGTACGTGCTGGAGGAGATGAAGGAGCACGGCTACGCCCTCGGCGGCGAGCAGTCCGGGCACGTCATCGTCGTGGACCACGCCACCACCGGGGACGGCATCCTGACCGGGCTGCTGCTCGCGGCCCAGGTCGCCAGGACCGGCCGGCCGCTCGCCGACCTCGTCGCCGTGATGGAGCGGCTGCCGCAGGTCCTCGTCAACGTCCGCGACGTCGACAAGTCACGCGTGGCCACCTCCGTCGAGCTGGCCGCCGCCGTCGCCGACGCGGAGCGCGAGCTGGGCAGCACGGGCCGCGTCCTGCTGCGTCCGTCCGGCACCGAGCCGCTGGTCAGGGTGATGGTGGAGGCCGCCGACAGCTACCAGGCGCGGTCCGTCGCGGCGCATCTCGCGGATGCGGTGAAGTCGGCGCTCGGGTAA